The sequence TTACGACCGATTCCGAGCAGCAACTCGGTCTTGACCACGTAAATAAAAATCGGAATTTCTGGGGCCGGAGCGAGAGCTTCTTCATCCGATAGACTTTCCAAACTTTGTTCAAGGCTACCTTTTCCTTCACCTGTGATTCTGTCTTTGGTTTCTTTTGCAGTCATTTGTGCTATTCCATACGGAGTTTTTGATTGGGGCGAGCATTTGGTTGGGTGGATGATGGATTTGGGTTGAAAGTTTCCCTGGCGACTATTATTTGCAGCCATGATGGAAGTACTAAAATCATCCATGAGAAATGCCTATGAATTCCGAAGTGGCATACGAAAATGTCGCTATCCACATTCGAAGCCAGTTCGTTTAGACCTAGATGCCTTGCGGCTTTCCTCTTGCAACCATTTTAAATGAATTCCTACTTAAACAGGAGAGATGAAAGTGCAGTTCCAAAAAAAACAATGGTCATCTGTTTTGCTGAATTTACGCAAACAGCGCTGACCAGACACAAACATTTGCACTCTCTCACAGCCCGCAACATCTCCAAAATGGGGCGCAATATCAGTAGAGTTGCTTCTACCATTGCGCCCAAGTTCCAAGCCGCATTTCGATGCTCAGTGGAACTTGGGAGGTTGTTGCTTTCCCCCTTTTTAGTTTTCAACAATTGCGTCCGCAAACAACGCAAACATGCCAAGTCCTAACGCAGCTGCCACATCGTGATTTACAACTCCCCTGTGCACCAAAAATCAACCCGAAAGGCCACGGTGAGAGAGCGTCAGGAGTGCAATCAATCGAAGCATATCGGCAATGCGGTTATTTACCCTTGTATTAGGCCTCCTGGCCTATATTGTGTCGTCTGTTTCTGCAACGGCGCTGACGTACAAGCTTGATGCCAGCGAGCAAGCTTGCTTCTATAAATGGGTCGACTCGCCACCGGCCAAAATCGCATTCTACTTTGCTGTATGTGCCATTATTGGGCGTATTGTGGTAGTTTTCGTTGCTGACGCGGTTCTCCTACCCGCTTTCCTAGGTCCAATCTGGCGGCTCCTTCGATATTGACTATTCGGTGGTTGGTCCCGGAGAGAAGGTTATTATGGAAGGCCAAAAGGAACGACAAGGGGACTTTGTTTTCACGGCGCAAAGTGTAGGAGAGTACAGATTTTGTTTTAATAACGGGATGTCTACATTTGCGGAGAAGATGGTCGATTTTGAGGTTGCGGTGAGTCCATGCTTTCCGTTCCTAGGCGTCCCCGTTATCCCAATGCAAGCTTGACGGACAATTTCAAATATCTTTGTTGATGGCAAATGCACTAATGTTGCTGCTTTCCCCGATTTAGGTCGAGAACGAACAAAGAGCCCAACTCCCCTCTAAACCAGGCGCTTCCCCTGAACAAGCCTCGGCACTCGAGGACTCGATCTTCAAACTCTCCGGGCAACTTTCAACAATCAGTCGAAACCAGAAATACTTCCGCACCCGTGAGAACCGAAACTTCAGCACAGTCCGGAGCACAGAGCAGCGGATTTTCAACTTTAGCGTAATTGAAGGTTTGATGATGGTTACAATGTCTGGGTTGCAGGTGTTTATTGTCAGGTTCTTCTTCCAGGGTGCACGGAAAGGTACGAATCTAAACCCCTCTCATTCTGTTGTCGCTTTATCCAATATTTGCCCATGATGATACACTAACCTGACTCTTGGGTAAT is a genomic window of Coccidioides posadasii str. Silveira chromosome 3, complete sequence containing:
- a CDS encoding uncharacterized protein (SECRETED:SignalP(1-20)~EggNog:ENOG410PK0H~COG:U~TransMembrane:1 (n3-15c20/21o176-202i)~BUSCO:13569at33183); this encodes MRLFTLVLGLLAYIVSSVSATALTYKLDASEQACFYKWVDSPPAKIAFYFAVQSGGSFDIDYSVVGPGEKVIMEGQKERQGDFVFTAQSVGEYRFCFNNGMSTFAEKMVDFEVAVENEQRAQLPSKPGASPEQASALEDSIFKLSGQLSTISRNQKYFRTRENRNFSTVRSTEQRIFNFSVIEGLMMVTMSGLQVFIVRFFFQGARKGYV